One genomic region from Leifsonia sp. Root1293 encodes:
- the msrB gene encoding peptide-methionine (R)-S-oxide reductase MsrB, which translates to MSYQVSKSDDEWREELGAEQFQVLREAATERPWTGELLDEERGGIYTCGACNAELFKSGTKFDSGCGWPSFYESVRPEAVQLIADTTLGMERTEVRCATCGSHLGHVFPDGFGTPTGDRYCMNSIALNFTPDA; encoded by the coding sequence ATGAGTTACCAGGTATCGAAGTCCGACGACGAGTGGCGCGAGGAATTGGGCGCTGAGCAGTTCCAGGTGCTCCGCGAGGCTGCGACGGAGCGCCCGTGGACGGGCGAACTCCTCGACGAGGAACGGGGCGGCATCTACACCTGCGGTGCCTGCAACGCCGAGCTCTTCAAGAGCGGCACGAAATTCGACTCCGGATGCGGCTGGCCGAGCTTCTACGAATCCGTTCGACCCGAGGCCGTTCAGTTGATCGCCGACACGACTCTCGGAATGGAGCGCACCGAGGTTCGCTGCGCCACCTGCGGTTCGCACCTCGGCCACGTCTTCCCCGACGGTTTCGGAACCCCCACCGGTGACCGGTACTGCATGAACTCGATCGCGCTCAACTTCACGCCCGACGCCTGA
- a CDS encoding DMT family transporter, producing MTQQDAPAATAAPHAAPARPAIIGAVACAVVSGVLVAVQSRINGELGRQLGDGFAAALISFGSGLVILLIALALWRPGRAGFRRLPAALRDGRLRWWMLLGGAAGAFLVLTQGLTAAVLGVALFSVATVAGQSISGLLVDRTTLVSGGPRPLTVPRVVGAVLAILAVIVSVATQLNGDAPFWMLLLPFLAGLGLGWQQAVNGRVRESAESALTATVGNFAVGTVVLLVAFLVHALIVGWPQSLPTELWLYLGGVIGCVFIAAAAVLVRITGALLLSLAMIAGQLVAAVVIDTTLPGHAGSLAVTTVVGTVLALAAVVVAGVNWRQFRRAA from the coding sequence GTGACACAGCAGGACGCACCCGCCGCGACGGCTGCTCCGCACGCCGCCCCGGCACGCCCGGCGATCATCGGCGCGGTGGCCTGCGCCGTCGTGTCGGGCGTGCTGGTCGCCGTGCAGTCGCGCATCAACGGCGAACTCGGCCGGCAACTCGGCGACGGCTTCGCTGCCGCGCTCATCTCCTTCGGCAGCGGCCTCGTCATCCTGCTCATCGCACTGGCGCTGTGGCGGCCGGGGCGTGCCGGTTTCCGGCGCCTGCCCGCCGCGCTCCGCGACGGTCGGCTGCGCTGGTGGATGCTGTTGGGTGGAGCGGCCGGTGCCTTCCTCGTGCTCACCCAGGGGCTGACAGCAGCGGTGCTCGGCGTCGCGCTGTTCAGTGTCGCCACGGTCGCCGGCCAATCGATCAGCGGGCTTCTCGTCGACCGCACGACGTTGGTATCCGGCGGTCCGCGCCCCCTCACCGTTCCGCGGGTCGTCGGGGCGGTACTCGCCATCCTCGCCGTCATCGTCTCGGTGGCGACGCAGCTGAACGGCGACGCCCCGTTCTGGATGCTGCTGCTGCCCTTCCTCGCCGGGCTCGGGCTCGGCTGGCAGCAGGCCGTCAACGGCAGGGTGCGCGAGAGCGCCGAGAGCGCGTTGACGGCCACCGTCGGCAACTTCGCCGTCGGCACGGTCGTGCTCCTGGTCGCCTTCCTCGTGCACGCTCTCATCGTCGGCTGGCCGCAGTCGCTGCCGACGGAGCTCTGGCTCTACCTGGGCGGCGTCATCGGCTGCGTGTTCATCGCCGCAGCGGCCGTCCTCGTGCGCATCACGGGAGCCCTCCTCCTGTCGCTGGCCATGATCGCGGGTCAGCTCGTCGCGGCGGTCGTCATCGACACGACGCTGCCCGGTCACGCCGGATCGCTCGCCGTGACTACCGTCGTCGGCACCGTGCTCGCCCTCGCCGCCGTCGTGGTGGCCGGGGTGAACTGGCGTCAGTTCAGACGCGCAGCCTGA
- a CDS encoding DsbA family protein: MTNGSDPRPTKNQRREEAREKARLLREEQKKRERRNKVLLQGGIAIAIVAVVAIIALIIVQSVKPEGPGPKNMASDGIVIGEGLKAVPTPALAAGATPTPSVPDDSGKVANIRVYLDYLCPYCNQFEMTNSEQMQKWLESGAATVEIHPIALLKTKSAGTMYSSRAANAAACVANYSPDDFWAFNSALFAKQPEEGTAGLSNEEIAAVAKDAGVGSYGSVEKCITDGKLGTFSSWVEASTDRALNEPIPNSDLKAVGGTPTVLVNGKQYSGSLTDPEEFASFVIQAAGETYSTSTPTPTPTPTPAG; the protein is encoded by the coding sequence ATGACCAACGGGAGCGACCCCCGTCCGACCAAGAACCAGCGCCGTGAGGAAGCCCGTGAAAAGGCACGCCTCCTGCGCGAGGAGCAGAAGAAGCGCGAACGGCGTAACAAAGTCCTGCTCCAGGGCGGAATCGCGATCGCGATCGTGGCTGTCGTGGCCATCATCGCGCTCATCATCGTTCAGTCGGTCAAGCCTGAAGGACCCGGCCCCAAGAACATGGCCAGCGATGGCATCGTGATCGGGGAGGGGCTGAAGGCCGTTCCCACTCCCGCGCTCGCTGCCGGCGCCACCCCGACGCCGTCGGTTCCCGACGACAGCGGCAAGGTCGCCAACATCCGGGTCTACCTCGACTACCTCTGCCCATACTGCAACCAGTTCGAGATGACGAACTCCGAGCAGATGCAGAAGTGGCTCGAGTCCGGAGCCGCGACGGTGGAGATCCACCCGATCGCGCTGCTCAAGACCAAGTCGGCCGGAACCATGTACTCGAGCCGCGCCGCGAACGCGGCGGCCTGCGTCGCCAACTACAGCCCCGACGACTTCTGGGCCTTCAACAGCGCCCTGTTCGCGAAGCAGCCCGAGGAGGGCACGGCCGGTCTCTCGAACGAGGAGATCGCCGCTGTCGCCAAGGATGCCGGTGTCGGATCGTACGGCAGCGTCGAGAAGTGCATCACCGATGGCAAGCTCGGCACCTTCTCGAGCTGGGTCGAGGCCTCGACGGATCGCGCACTCAACGAGCCGATTCCGAACTCCGACCTCAAGGCCGTCGGCGGTACGCCCACGGTGCTGGTGAACGGCAAGCAGTACTCGGGATCGCTGACGGACCCCGAGGAGTTCGCCTCCTTCGTCATCCAGGCCGCCGGGGAGACCTACTCGACCTCGACGCCCACGCCGACTCCGACGCCGACCCCTGCTGGCTGA
- a CDS encoding ABC transporter ATP-binding protein: MASVTFDKATRLYPGGTRPAVDQLDLQVADGEFLVLVGPSGCGKSTSLRMLAGLEEVNDGNIFIGERNVTDVPPKDRDIAMVFQNYALYPHMTVAENMGFALKIAGVGKDERASRVLEAAKLLDLEPYLSRKPKALSGGQRQRVAMGRAIVRQPQVFLMDEPLSNLDAKLRVQTRTQIASLQRRLGVTTVYVTHDQTEALTMGDRIAVLKDGVLQQVGTPRDLYEAPNNVFVAGFIGSPAMNLFTADIADGGVKFGSAIVPVERQALDSATGSSVTVGVRPEDITVSTTANTGLEVDVDLVEELGADGYLYGHSTIEGKRTDIVARVDGRIHPNAGDKVYLTPTPGHVHVFDAESGERLLHTAIAH, translated from the coding sequence ATGGCATCAGTCACTTTCGACAAGGCCACACGCCTGTACCCGGGCGGCACCCGCCCCGCTGTCGACCAGCTCGACCTGCAGGTCGCCGACGGCGAGTTCCTCGTTCTGGTCGGCCCCTCCGGTTGCGGCAAGTCCACGTCGCTGCGCATGCTCGCCGGCCTCGAAGAGGTCAACGACGGCAACATCTTCATCGGCGAGCGCAACGTCACCGACGTTCCCCCGAAGGACCGCGACATCGCGATGGTCTTCCAGAACTACGCCCTGTACCCGCACATGACCGTTGCCGAGAACATGGGCTTCGCGCTCAAGATCGCCGGCGTCGGTAAGGACGAGCGCGCCAGCCGCGTTCTCGAGGCCGCCAAGCTGCTCGACCTCGAGCCGTACCTGAGCCGCAAGCCGAAGGCCCTCTCGGGTGGTCAGCGTCAGCGCGTCGCCATGGGCCGTGCCATCGTGCGTCAGCCCCAGGTGTTCCTCATGGACGAGCCGCTGTCGAACCTCGACGCCAAGCTCCGCGTGCAGACCCGCACCCAGATCGCGTCGCTCCAGCGCCGCCTCGGCGTCACCACGGTCTACGTCACGCACGACCAGACCGAGGCGCTCACCATGGGTGACCGCATCGCCGTGCTGAAGGACGGCGTGCTGCAGCAGGTCGGAACCCCGCGCGACCTGTACGAGGCCCCGAACAACGTGTTCGTCGCCGGCTTCATCGGCAGCCCGGCCATGAACCTCTTCACGGCAGACATCGCCGACGGTGGAGTGAAGTTCGGCTCTGCCATCGTTCCCGTCGAGCGCCAGGCGCTCGACAGCGCGACCGGCTCCAGCGTCACCGTGGGCGTCCGCCCCGAGGACATCACCGTCTCGACGACCGCCAACACCGGCCTCGAGGTCGATGTCGACCTGGTCGAGGAGCTCGGAGCCGACGGCTACCTCTACGGTCACTCCACGATCGAGGGCAAGCGCACCGACATCGTCGCTCGCGTCGACGGCCGCATCCACCCCAACGCCGGCGACAAGGTCTACCTCACGCCGACGCCGGGCCACGTGCACGTCTTCGACGCCGAGAGCGGCGAGCGTCTGCTGCACACCGCCATCGCGCACTGA
- a CDS encoding DUF4032 domain-containing protein, with translation MRGSLTITSAVTDPALLDLPWDQPLDDWSNDHIAVLPKGISRHLVRFANLSGHVIAVKETTEVMAKGEYEMLRTLQRMEVPCVEPVAVITNRVDVEGDPLPPALVTRHLKFSLPYRALFSQTLRPDTATRLVDALAVLLVRLHMIGFFWGDVSLSNTLFRRDAGAFAAYLVDAETGQLYTGGLSNGQRENDLEIARVNIAGELMDLEAGGRVADELDPIRISNGIVEAYRLLWKELTGSESFDSSERWRINERVDRLNKLGFDIEELAIRTTDEGSTVRIQPKVVDAGHHQRRLLRLTGLDAEENQARRLLNDLDSYAATYGKNDLDEEMVAHEWLMRVFEPVVRAIPRDLKGKLEPAEVFHQLLEHRWYMAQNAGHDIPLAEAVTSYINDVLRHRRDEATMIDPPTGTFTVPIPVVGEDGDGDEESTTDTDEDWRLKV, from the coding sequence ATGAGAGGCTCCCTCACCATCACCTCGGCGGTCACAGACCCCGCTTTGCTCGACCTCCCGTGGGACCAGCCCCTCGACGACTGGTCCAACGACCACATCGCCGTGCTGCCCAAGGGCATCTCGCGCCACCTCGTTCGTTTCGCCAACCTCTCCGGGCACGTCATCGCGGTCAAGGAGACCACCGAGGTCATGGCCAAGGGCGAGTACGAGATGCTCCGTACCCTGCAGCGCATGGAGGTGCCGTGCGTCGAGCCGGTCGCCGTGATCACCAATCGCGTCGACGTGGAGGGCGACCCGCTGCCGCCCGCGCTCGTCACCCGCCACCTGAAGTTCTCGCTCCCCTACCGCGCGCTGTTCTCGCAGACGCTGCGACCCGACACGGCCACCCGTCTCGTCGACGCCCTCGCCGTCCTCCTGGTGCGCCTGCACATGATCGGATTCTTCTGGGGCGACGTGTCGCTCTCGAACACTCTCTTCCGGCGCGACGCCGGCGCCTTCGCCGCGTACCTCGTCGACGCCGAGACCGGCCAGCTGTACACCGGCGGCCTGTCGAACGGCCAGCGCGAGAACGACCTCGAGATCGCCCGTGTGAACATCGCCGGCGAGCTGATGGACCTCGAGGCCGGCGGTCGCGTCGCCGACGAGCTCGACCCCATCCGCATCTCCAACGGCATCGTCGAGGCGTACAGGCTGCTCTGGAAGGAGCTCACCGGCTCGGAGTCGTTCGACTCGTCCGAGCGCTGGCGCATCAACGAACGCGTGGACCGCCTGAACAAGCTCGGCTTCGACATCGAGGAGCTCGCCATCCGCACCACGGACGAGGGCTCGACTGTGCGGATCCAGCCCAAGGTCGTCGATGCCGGCCACCACCAGCGCCGCCTCCTGCGCCTCACCGGGCTCGACGCCGAGGAGAACCAGGCCCGCCGCCTGCTCAACGACCTCGACTCGTATGCCGCCACCTACGGCAAGAACGACCTGGACGAGGAGATGGTGGCCCACGAGTGGCTGATGCGCGTCTTCGAGCCCGTGGTGCGTGCGATCCCCCGGGACCTCAAGGGCAAGCTCGAGCCGGCCGAGGTGTTCCACCAACTGCTCGAACACCGCTGGTACATGGCGCAGAACGCCGGGCACGACATCCCGCTGGCCGAGGCGGTCACCAGCTACATCAACGACGTCCTGCGCCACCGTCGTGACGAGGCCACGATGATCGATCCCCCGACCGGCACCTTCACCGTGCCGATCCCCGTGGTCGGCGAGGACGGCGATGGCGACGAGGAGTCGACGACCGACACCGACGAGGACTGGCGCCTCAAGGTGTGA
- the rlmB gene encoding 23S rRNA (guanosine(2251)-2'-O)-methyltransferase RlmB — protein sequence MKSSSGKSRAGAVRKGKKGPQVGSGGQGRQALEGKKPTPKAEDRPYHPAGKRKAAQERYTAAGGKNSSSGRTAANGRPDTRSQGRTKPKSEEAEIVTGRNSVVEALRAKIPASALYVAARVEMDERVKEILSIANHRDIPILEVMRPELDRLAGRDAVHQGVAIKVPPYEYPHPVDLLEEVIGRGQTPLFVALDGITDPRNLGAIIRSTAAFGGHGVIVPARRSVGLTASAWKTSAGAAARTPVAMAPNLTAVLKAFKDAGVFVLGLDGGGDLSLPGLELADRPVVIVVGSEGKGLSRLVTETCDAVVSIPISSATESLNAGIAASVTLYEISKLRAER from the coding sequence ATGAAGTCGAGTAGCGGCAAGTCGCGCGCAGGCGCGGTACGCAAGGGCAAGAAGGGTCCCCAGGTCGGCTCCGGCGGCCAGGGCCGACAGGCCCTCGAGGGCAAGAAGCCCACGCCCAAGGCCGAGGACCGCCCGTACCACCCCGCCGGAAAGCGCAAGGCGGCGCAGGAGCGCTACACGGCAGCCGGCGGCAAGAACTCATCGAGCGGCCGCACGGCAGCCAACGGTCGACCAGACACCCGCTCGCAGGGACGCACGAAGCCGAAGAGCGAAGAGGCCGAGATCGTCACCGGTCGCAACAGCGTCGTCGAGGCCCTGCGCGCGAAGATCCCCGCATCGGCCCTCTACGTCGCCGCTCGCGTCGAGATGGACGAGCGCGTGAAGGAGATCCTCTCGATCGCCAACCACCGTGACATCCCGATCCTCGAGGTCATGCGTCCCGAGCTCGACCGTCTCGCCGGGCGCGACGCGGTTCACCAGGGCGTGGCCATCAAGGTCCCGCCATACGAGTACCCGCACCCCGTGGACCTCCTCGAGGAGGTCATCGGCCGCGGCCAGACGCCCCTGTTCGTGGCGCTCGACGGCATCACCGACCCGCGGAACCTGGGTGCGATCATCCGCTCGACCGCCGCTTTCGGCGGTCACGGCGTGATCGTTCCCGCCCGCCGCTCCGTGGGACTGACGGCATCGGCCTGGAAGACGTCGGCCGGCGCTGCAGCGCGCACCCCTGTCGCGATGGCTCCGAACCTCACCGCCGTGCTCAAGGCGTTCAAGGATGCCGGTGTGTTCGTGCTCGGTCTCGACGGCGGCGGCGATCTCTCGCTCCCCGGGCTCGAGCTGGCCGATCGCCCCGTCGTGATCGTGGTCGGCAGCGAGGGCAAGGGCCTGTCGCGACTGGTCACCGAGACGTGCGACGCCGTCGTGTCGATCCCGATCAGCTCGGCGACGGAGTCGCTGAACGCCGGTATCGCCGCATCCGTGACCCTGTACGAGATCTCGAAGCTGCGCGCCGAACGCTGA
- the cysS gene encoding cysteine--tRNA ligase, protein MTVRLYDSKTQSLRDFVPLVPGRVGIYVCGPTVQSSPHIGHLRSALVYDILRRWLDHRGNDVTFVRNVTDIDDKILAGVADSAEEWWALAYRVELEFTAGYSRLGILPPTYEPRATASVDRMQRLIADLIERGHAYAAADGTGDVYFDTASWPAYGELTRQNRDNMEPATDADPRGKRDPRDFALWKGAKETEPASAQWPSPWGDGRPGWHIECSAMSERYLGDAFDIHGGGLDLRFPHHENELAQSTAAGRPFASYWVHNGLVNVAGQKMSKSLGNSVFASELLEAATPLAVRYLLGQAHYRSTLDYSPAGLAEAQSAVDRISGFLDRAARRLADTRFAATGAIQVPDAFTEAMDDDLAVPQALAVLHDTVRSGNAALDAEDLAAAASAHGSVLAMVRVLGIDPGAPEWAKSGDAASEQALAMLVGRLLVDRSDARSEKDWATADRIRAELSAAGITIEDTPTGAHWSLES, encoded by the coding sequence GTGACAGTGCGCCTCTACGACTCGAAGACCCAGTCGCTCCGCGACTTCGTTCCCCTTGTTCCCGGACGCGTCGGCATCTACGTCTGCGGGCCGACAGTGCAGTCGAGTCCGCACATCGGTCACCTGCGCAGCGCGCTGGTCTACGACATCCTGCGGCGCTGGCTCGACCACCGCGGCAACGACGTCACCTTCGTGCGCAACGTCACCGACATCGACGACAAGATCCTGGCCGGGGTCGCCGACTCGGCAGAGGAGTGGTGGGCGCTCGCCTACAGGGTGGAGCTCGAGTTCACCGCCGGCTACAGCAGGCTGGGCATCCTGCCTCCGACCTACGAACCGCGGGCGACGGCATCCGTCGACCGGATGCAGCGCCTCATCGCCGACCTCATCGAACGCGGCCATGCGTACGCCGCCGCCGACGGAACCGGCGACGTGTACTTCGACACCGCGAGCTGGCCCGCGTACGGGGAGCTGACCCGTCAGAACCGCGACAACATGGAGCCGGCGACGGATGCCGACCCCCGAGGCAAGCGCGACCCCCGCGACTTCGCGCTATGGAAGGGCGCGAAGGAGACCGAACCGGCGTCGGCCCAGTGGCCGTCGCCCTGGGGAGACGGCCGCCCCGGCTGGCACATCGAGTGCTCGGCCATGTCGGAGCGCTACCTCGGCGACGCCTTCGACATCCATGGCGGCGGTCTCGACCTGCGCTTCCCGCACCACGAGAACGAGCTGGCCCAGTCGACGGCCGCCGGCCGCCCGTTCGCGAGCTACTGGGTGCACAACGGGCTCGTGAACGTGGCCGGCCAGAAGATGTCGAAGTCTCTCGGCAACTCCGTGTTCGCCTCCGAGCTGCTCGAGGCCGCGACCCCGCTCGCGGTGCGCTACCTGCTCGGCCAGGCCCACTACAGGTCGACGCTCGATTACAGCCCGGCCGGACTCGCGGAGGCCCAGTCGGCCGTCGACCGCATCAGCGGGTTCCTCGACCGGGCCGCGCGCCGGCTGGCAGACACCCGCTTCGCGGCGACCGGGGCGATCCAGGTTCCCGATGCCTTCACCGAGGCGATGGATGACGACCTCGCCGTGCCGCAGGCCCTCGCCGTGCTGCACGACACCGTGAGGTCGGGCAACGCCGCGCTCGACGCGGAGGATCTCGCCGCCGCGGCATCCGCCCACGGATCCGTGCTGGCCATGGTGCGTGTCCTCGGCATCGATCCGGGAGCGCCGGAATGGGCCAAATCCGGCGATGCGGCGTCGGAGCAGGCACTTGCTATGCTGGTAGGTCGCCTTCTCGTCGATCGATCCGACGCACGTTCGGAAAAGGACTGGGCGACAGCTGATCGCATCCGCGCGGAGCTCTCTGCGGCGGGCATCACCATCGAAGACACCCCGACGGGTGCGCATTGGAGTCTTGAATCATGA